In a genomic window of Ipomoea triloba cultivar NCNSP0323 chromosome 3, ASM357664v1:
- the LOC116011794 gene encoding putative oxidoreductase TDA3 — translation MLLTSPPPIAVFSLPRRYRRPKPSSIVFIRSSASMEAAQPKKVVVCGGGVIGVCTAYFLSKKGAAVTLVEKSSIACAASGKAGGFLALDWCDGGPISALARASFDLHRSLAEELDGPQSYGYRPLTTLSFSIKESQPSNPSGSRSPALPSWVDGPAKGPKTIGTVGTTAQVHPQLFTKALLCKAVEQHGVEVVIGKLERIEAAEGRATAVVLEGGRQIETDAVVLALGPWTSKLSLLNSIFRVYGLKAHSIVLEPKAPDVITPHALFLSYYPAQGGGPMDPEVYPRPTGEVYVCGMSANAEVADDPEQIASVPESIAVLKRIAGNVSSHLVEGEAAVKAEQACFLPCTDDSVPVIGEVPGVKGCYVATGHSCWGILNGPATGASMAELVMDGRSSIVDLSAFSPSRFVRAAKS, via the exons ATGTTGCTGACATCACCCCCACCCATTGCAGTATTTTCACTGCCCCGACGATATCGACGTCCAAAACCGTCATCTATTGTCTTCATACGATCCTCGGCGTCAATGGAGGCTGCACAACCGAAAAAAGTGGTGGTTTGCGGCGGCGGAGTCATCGGAGTGTGCACTGCTTATTTCTTGTCCAAAAAGGGCGCCGCCGTGACCTTGGTGGAGAAGTCCTCCATCGCCTGCGCAGCTTCCGGCAAGGCGGGAGGGTTTCTAGCCCTAGATTGGTGCGACGGCGGCCCCATCTCCGCGCTCGCGAGAGCTAGCTTCGATCTCCACCGTTCGCTCGCCGAAGAACTCGATGGTCCCCAATCGTACGGCTACCGTCCGCTGACAACGCTCAGTTTCAGCATCAAGGAATCACAGCCGTCGAATCCCTCGGGAAGCCGGAGCCCAGCGCTTCCGTCTTGGGTCGACGGCCCAGCTAAGGGCCCAAAAACTATTGGGACTGTTGGTACGACGGCCCAAGTGCACCCTCAGCTATTCACCAAAGCTTTGTTGTGTAAAGCGGTGGAGCAGCACGGCGTTGAGGTGGTGATCGGCAAGTTGGAGAGAATTGAGGCGGCGGAGGGGAGAGCGACGGCGGTGGTGCTGGAAGGAGGGAGACAGATAGAAACCGACGCCGTTGTCTTGGCTCTTGGGCCATGGACTAGCAAATTGAGCCTTTtgaactccattttcagggtaTATGGGCTTAAGGCCCATAGCATTGTCTTGGAGCCCAAAGCTCCCGATGTAATAACACCCCATGCTTTGTTTCTTAGTTACTACCCGGCCCAAGGTGGCGGCCCAATGGATCCAGAAGTGTATCCTCGTCCCACAG GGGAGGTATATGTATGCGGAATGTCAGCAAACGCAGAGGTCGCCGACGATCCAGAGCAGATAGCTTCGGTCCCAGAATCCATTGCGGTGCTCAAGAGAATAGCCGGAAATGTGTCAAGCCATTTGGTGGAAGGGGAAGCGGCGGTGAAGGCGGAGCAAGCCTGCTTCCTACCTTGCACCGATGATAGCGTGCCGGTGATCGGAGAAGTTCCCGGCGTGAAGGGATGCTACGTTGCGACTGGCCATAGCTGTTGGGGTATCCTAAATGGCCCTGCCACTGGTGCTTCCATGGCGGAACTTGTGATGGATGGTCGATCTAGCATCGTTGATCTCAGCGCATTTAGTCCCTCAAGATTTGTTCGCGCTGCCAAATCCTAG